DNA from Bacillus sp. Marseille-P3661:
ACACCTGTTCCCAAAATAGCAACAGTCTTTTCCGTTATTTCTTCTAATGTGTTTAAATAAAGCGACTTATTCCATACCTTTTGCTTTTGCTGATCCATCATCGAGCGAAACCTAGCAGTTTCCTGTAGCATCATTAAGATCGTATATTCTGCCATTGGGGTTTTATGAATTCCTTTAACATTGGTAATCACAATGTTTCGTTCCACTATAGACTCAAGTGGCAGCTGTTCAAAACCAGCTGTTAATAGCATGATCCATTTTAATTTACTCGCTTTTTTTATATGTTCTGCCTTGATATCTTCTCCATATGTCAGCAGAACCTCTGACTCACCTAAGCTATGACTCTTCTCAGCTTCCTCTATCGAGTTATAAAATAAAAATGAAACGTCTTTAAATTCCTCTTGTAACAGAGCTTGAATTTCATCTTTGATTTTTATTGCTGAGACAATACGCAATCACTTAGCCCCCCTGCTGTTTTAGATTGCCATCAATACAAGTTGCGGGAAAAGAATTAAAATGGCAATGAACACTATATACGTAATTAAAAAATAACTTGCGCCTTTGAAAATAGTAGTAATCTTGGTAGTTGGTGTTAAGCCTTGAACAACAAATACATTGACGCCAACTGGCGGTGTGATTGCACCCATACTCGTTACAACACATAGGAGAACAGCAAACCAAACTGGATCATAGCCTAATGCTATAATAGTAGGATAAAAGATTGGGATTGAAATGATTAGGAAACCAAGGGCATCCATGATGGAACCGCCAATTACGTATATGAGGATGATTGCAAGTAATATAAGCGTTGCAGGAACAGGCAAACCATTAACCCAATCCGCTACATCATATGGCAATCTTGTCATCGCTAAAAAACGGCCAAATAAGGTTGCACTTACCATCAGCATCATAACCATTGTGGCTGTTTTCAACGTGCTTAGCATGGCTTCTTTAAATTTAGAAAACGTTAATTTCTTCATTGCAAGTGTTAGTACTATCGCACCAAATGCGCCAAATGCTCCTGATTCAGTTGGGGTAAACCAGCCAAGAAACAAACCGCCAATAACGAAAAGAAACAGTAACAAAATCGGAATAACACCTAAAATAGACATCAACTTTTCTTTCATTGAAACTTTTGGAGCTGCAGGTCCATATTCTGGATTACGTTGACACAAATACACAATAGTTAGTAGTAATAATGCGGTTAAAAGAATAGACGGTATAATACTAGCTACAAATAAGTCAGTAATCGATTGTTCAGTCTGAATAGCAATTACAATTAAGACAGTACTAGGAGGAATAATAATCCCAAGTGTTCCACCGGTAGCGACGCTGCCTGTGCTAAGCGCTTCATTGTAATTGTACTTTTTCAACTCTGGTAAAGCCATTGTCCCCATCGCAGCTGCTGTTGCTGCATTGGAGCCGCAAATAGATGCAAACCCAGCACTTGCAAGAATTGTCGTTCCCGCCATTCCGCCTTTAAACTGACCTACCCACTTATAGGCAGCATCAAAAAGCTTAACAGTCACACCCGTTCTGAAAATGATTTCTCCCATCAGGATATACAATGGTATAACACTAAGTGTATAGCTTGAATAGGAAGTCCAGACACCGGAACTTAATAGATTGTAGGTTGCTTGCGGCGAACTCATAACGAGTAAACCGGCAAATCCAACAATAAACATCGCGAAACTGATTGGCATCTTGAAAAACATTAGTAGAAATAATACTGCAATTCCTAACAATGCAATAGTAGCTGGTTCCATACTACTCACCACCTTTTAGTAGTTTAATTAAGTCAATCACTAACGTTAACGTTAGACCAATGAATCCTACAGCCACGAGGTAAACAAGCGGATAAAATGGAATTCTAAGGGTTGTAGACAACGTCCCATTCGCTATTAAGCTATTAGCATAAATGATCAACTGCCAGCCTAGGATCGTAAAGAAAATAATACTCAAAGCATAAATAACAGCTTGGATTATTTTCTGAATGACAGGGTTAAACCGATTAACTAACAGATCAATATCGACATGTCCTTTGACAATCTGGGTATACCCAAGGGAAAACGTCAAGGAAATAGCAGCTAACCAGCCAACCACTTCTGCTGTACCTGAAAATGGGTCGGCAAAAACACGGACAATTGAATTTCCGACAATTAGTAAAATCATTGCAGTAATACAGGCTCCAGAAATAAACGCTAAGACATATGCAAAATAATTTACTACTCTTTCAAATCCACTTTCTTTTTTGTACGTGGGTACAGTAGGTTGCTCTACCACATTTAAAGCATCATATACTTCCTGACTATATGAAGAATTATTTTGAACCTTCAAGTCTGCCACCTCCTAAATAGATGTGGCTGTCCCATACGATGTGGACAGCCTCAGCCTATTAAATTACATTTCTCTACTGATTAGAATATTTCTCCACTAATTCATCTAAAGTTTTCTTATACTCCTCAGCAGGAAGACCTTGTTCTACCAGCTGTTTCACATAATCGGCCTTAATTTTTGCGAGCTTTTCATCCCAGACAGGTGCATCTGTTAGCTGTACCGTTTGTAAGCCGTGTTCGTCTTCGCTCCACTTCACCGCGTCTTGAACGTGATTATCTAAATACTCACCAGTAAATTGGGTCATTTCGAGATTTAATTCATCAATCACTTGTTGAACATCTTCAGGAAGAGAGTTCCATGTATCTTTATTCATTACAGCGACAAACGTATTAATGGTTAACGTGTAATCGGTCACATACTTAATATTTTCAGCAAGCTTTAAATCTTTTAAGATTTCGCGGGAAGACACATAACCTTCAATAATCCCTGTTTGTAATGCTTCAGCCGTTTCAGCTTGAGAAATTCCAACAGGAGCTGCACCCATTTCCTCCATGATTGGCGTAAGTGCCCCGGAAATTCTAAACTGCTTTCCTTTTAATTCATCAATGGTTGTAACAGGTACCTGACTTTGAACAAAAGCAGGTTCTGTCGCAAAGGATGTGATAATTTTAAAATCATTAAAAGCTTCAGGTGGATACTTTTCAATAAGATCATGAACGACTAAACTAGCCACTTTAGCATTTGGATAGTTAGATGGCATATCAGATATGCCTAACAATGGAAAGCGACCTGGTTCATAAGATGTAGAAGATAAACCAATATCTGCCACTTTATTTTTAACACCGTCATACATATTCGCTGCATCTAATAAGGTACCGCCATGAAATAAATCAACTTGAACTTTTCCATTCGTGCGCTTTTCAAGCTCTTCCTTCCATTTTTCCATTTGAACGGCAGGGAATGTATTAGCTG
Protein-coding regions in this window:
- the dctP gene encoding TRAP transporter substrate-binding protein — protein: MKKYLTLLIMVVLVLGLAACGSSASNSNNATPDSSSSNNEPATSEDPIKLTYAFFAPANTFPAVQMEKWKEELEKRTNGKVQVDLFHGGTLLDAANMYDGVKNKVADIGLSSTSYEPGRFPLLGISDMPSNYPNAKVASLVVHDLIEKYPPEAFNDFKIITSFATEPAFVQSQVPVTTIDELKGKQFRISGALTPIMEEMGAAPVGISQAETAEALQTGIIEGYVSSREILKDLKLAENIKYVTDYTLTINTFVAVMNKDTWNSLPEDVQQVIDELNLEMTQFTGEYLDNHVQDAVKWSEDEHGLQTVQLTDAPVWDEKLAKIKADYVKQLVEQGLPAEEYKKTLDELVEKYSNQ
- a CDS encoding TRAP transporter large permease, with the translated sequence MEPATIALLGIAVLFLLMFFKMPISFAMFIVGFAGLLVMSSPQATYNLLSSGVWTSYSSYTLSVIPLYILMGEIIFRTGVTVKLFDAAYKWVGQFKGGMAGTTILASAGFASICGSNAATAAAMGTMALPELKKYNYNEALSTGSVATGGTLGIIIPPSTVLIVIAIQTEQSITDLFVASIIPSILLTALLLLTIVYLCQRNPEYGPAAPKVSMKEKLMSILGVIPILLLFLFVIGGLFLGWFTPTESGAFGAFGAIVLTLAMKKLTFSKFKEAMLSTLKTATMVMMLMVSATLFGRFLAMTRLPYDVADWVNGLPVPATLILLAIILIYVIGGSIMDALGFLIISIPIFYPTIIALGYDPVWFAVLLCVVTSMGAITPPVGVNVFVVQGLTPTTKITTIFKGASYFLITYIVFIAILILFPQLVLMAI
- a CDS encoding TRAP transporter small permease; translated protein: MKVQNNSSYSQEVYDALNVVEQPTVPTYKKESGFERVVNYFAYVLAFISGACITAMILLIVGNSIVRVFADPFSGTAEVVGWLAAISLTFSLGYTQIVKGHVDIDLLVNRFNPVIQKIIQAVIYALSIIFFTILGWQLIIYANSLIANGTLSTTLRIPFYPLVYLVAVGFIGLTLTLVIDLIKLLKGGE